The following coding sequences lie in one Metallumcola ferriviriculae genomic window:
- a CDS encoding biotin/lipoyl-containing protein, which yields MKKFRVTVNGELYEVEVEEMGGTSQTVRQTAKAPVSAPKPAAAPAKAAPAPKPAAPKPAAPTAAGEQVAAPLPGTVLDIKVSVGQQVNEGDVLIILEAMKMENEVTASTSGEVKEILAEKGATVGSGDTLVVIG from the coding sequence GTGAAAAAGTTTCGCGTTACCGTTAACGGTGAATTATATGAAGTAGAAGTAGAGGAAATGGGTGGTACTTCTCAGACTGTTAGGCAAACAGCTAAAGCCCCGGTCAGCGCTCCTAAGCCCGCTGCTGCACCGGCAAAAGCGGCACCGGCGCCAAAACCGGCAGCACCTAAGCCTGCGGCACCAACGGCAGCTGGTGAGCAAGTTGCCGCACCACTGCCGGGTACTGTGCTGGATATCAAGGTAAGCGTCGGGCAGCAGGTTAACGAAGGTGATGTGCTGATTATTCTTGAAGCGATGAAGATGGAAAACGAGGTTACCGCCAGTACAAGCGGTGAAGTCAAAGAAATTCTTGCAGAAAAAGGTGCTACCGTTGGTTCAGGCGATACGTTAGTAGTTATCGGTTGA
- a CDS encoding OadG family transporter subunit, whose amino-acid sequence MESINFAITVTIMGMGITFLVLILLSLILATMNKVWDRFSKEESAPQQEVQVSKPVKQEQPVVPSTAARLPAEPAIEAIPGSVVAAITAALAAILGEDSPDVQVTGVRRVGTTVGSGVAWSQAGRNEIINTRQRYFERKGR is encoded by the coding sequence TTGGAAAGTATAAATTTTGCCATTACAGTAACCATTATGGGTATGGGGATAACCTTTCTGGTATTAATTCTTTTGAGTCTAATTTTGGCCACCATGAATAAAGTGTGGGACAGATTCAGTAAGGAAGAATCAGCCCCTCAGCAGGAGGTACAGGTGAGCAAACCTGTAAAACAAGAACAGCCTGTGGTACCTAGTACTGCAGCGCGACTACCGGCAGAGCCCGCTATTGAAGCTATCCCCGGGTCGGTGGTGGCAGCCATCACTGCAGCGCTGGCCGCCATACTGGGGGAGGATTCCCCAGATGTACAGGTTACCGGTGTCAGGCGTGTCGGTACCACAGTGGGAAGCGGTGTGGCCTGGTCTCAGGCCGGACGTAATGAAATTATTAATACCAGACAGCGGTATTTTGAAAGAAAAGGGAGGTAA
- a CDS encoding NAD(P)-dependent malic enzyme encodes MDYNAEAIKMHQEKQGKIEVTSKVPVKDSHDLSIAYTPGVAAPCKEIHADVNKVYDYTNKGNFVAVVSDGTAVLGLGDIGAEASMPVMEGKAVLFKAFAGVDAFPICVGTTDVAKIVELVKLLEPTFGGVNLEDIAAPACFEIEKRLKKETKIPIFHDDQHGTAIVVMAGMINALKIVNKKLEDIRVVTNGAGAAGIAIIKLLLSMGVRDVIMCDRRGMIYEGRTEGMNPAKEEIAEVTNRKKRSGSLADALAGADAFIGVSGPELVSPAMVSDMAEGAIIMAMANPVPEIMPDLAKEAGAKVVCTGRSDFPNQVNNVLAFPGIFRGALDTRATDINEDMKVAAAYAIAGLISAEELDEDNVIPRAFDPRVAPAVAKAVAAAAIKSGVAQLKVDPEEIAEKTRRLAGAK; translated from the coding sequence ATGGATTATAACGCTGAAGCAATAAAGATGCATCAGGAAAAACAGGGTAAAATTGAGGTAACCAGCAAGGTTCCGGTCAAAGACAGCCACGATTTAAGCATTGCTTATACTCCGGGTGTAGCAGCACCCTGTAAAGAGATACACGCTGATGTGAATAAAGTATATGATTACACCAACAAGGGTAATTTTGTTGCTGTAGTTAGTGATGGTACTGCCGTTTTGGGACTGGGCGATATTGGTGCCGAGGCATCCATGCCGGTAATGGAAGGCAAGGCAGTATTGTTTAAAGCTTTTGCAGGTGTGGATGCTTTTCCAATCTGTGTGGGCACCACGGATGTCGCTAAAATCGTAGAACTGGTCAAGCTTTTAGAGCCCACTTTCGGTGGTGTTAATTTAGAGGACATTGCCGCGCCTGCATGCTTTGAAATTGAAAAACGCCTGAAGAAGGAAACTAAGATTCCGATATTTCATGACGATCAACATGGTACCGCCATTGTAGTCATGGCCGGGATGATCAATGCTTTAAAGATCGTCAATAAGAAGCTTGAAGACATTCGGGTGGTAACCAATGGCGCCGGGGCTGCAGGCATTGCTATTATCAAGCTGCTGCTCAGTATGGGTGTGCGTGATGTTATCATGTGTGACCGCAGGGGCATGATTTACGAAGGTCGTACCGAGGGGATGAACCCCGCTAAAGAAGAAATAGCTGAGGTTACTAACCGTAAGAAAAGAAGTGGTAGTCTGGCGGATGCTCTTGCGGGCGCTGATGCATTTATCGGTGTATCCGGACCAGAATTGGTCAGCCCGGCTATGGTGAGTGACATGGCAGAAGGTGCCATAATTATGGCTATGGCTAATCCTGTACCAGAAATTATGCCTGACTTGGCTAAAGAAGCGGGAGCAAAAGTGGTATGCACCGGGCGGTCTGATTTTCCTAATCAGGTGAATAATGTACTGGCTTTTCCGGGGATTTTCCGCGGTGCTCTTGATACTCGTGCTACTGATATTAATGAAGATATGAAGGTTGCCGCGGCCTATGCAATCGCCGGCTTGATTTCGGCGGAGGAACTTGACGAAGATAATGTCATTCCCCGTGCCTTTGACCCCAGGGTTGCGCCTGCGGTGGCTAAAGCAGTTGCCGCAGCAGCCATAAAAAGCGGTGTTGCGCAGTTAAAGGTTGACCCCGAAGAAATTGCGGAGAAAACCAGAAGATTAGCTGGTGCTAAGTAG
- a CDS encoding acyl-CoA carboxylase subunit beta, producing the protein MSFDEKLKDLKEQQDKVLAGGGEKRIAKQHEKGKMTARERLNHLLDEGSFVEIDQFVTHRCNQLGMENVEAPGEGVVTGYGTVNGRLVYVYAQDFTVIGGTLGEMHAAKICKVLDLAVKMGAPVIGLNDSGGARIQEGVDALNGYGEIFKRNTLASGVIPQISVIMGPCAGGAVYSPALTDYIFMVDNTSQMFITGPQVIKTVTGEEVSSEDLGGSKTHNQTSGVAHFRAPTEDECIEQIKRLLSFIPGNNLEEAPILENNDEIGRLEEVLNEIVPSDPNKPYDVRQVISNIVDNGDFFEVQEMYATNMVVGFARLNGRSVGIIANQARMLAGCLDINASDKASRFIRFCDSFNIPILTMVDTPGYLPGTQQEFGGIIRHGAKLLYAYSEATVPKITLILRKAYGGAYLAMCSRSLGADQVFAWPTAEIAVMGPEGAANIIFRKEIADAENPPEVRQEKIDEYRERFANPYVAASRGLVDVVLEPKETRPNLIKALETLVTKRESRPGKKHGNVPV; encoded by the coding sequence ATGTCTTTTGATGAAAAATTAAAGGATTTGAAGGAGCAGCAAGACAAAGTATTGGCCGGCGGCGGTGAAAAACGTATTGCCAAACAGCATGAGAAGGGTAAAATGACTGCCAGGGAACGATTAAATCATCTTTTGGATGAAGGAAGCTTTGTAGAAATTGACCAGTTTGTTACCCATAGGTGCAACCAACTGGGGATGGAGAATGTGGAGGCACCAGGAGAAGGTGTAGTTACCGGTTATGGTACCGTAAACGGTCGTTTAGTCTATGTTTATGCTCAAGATTTCACTGTAATTGGTGGAACTTTAGGCGAAATGCATGCGGCCAAGATTTGTAAAGTGTTGGACTTAGCAGTAAAAATGGGTGCTCCGGTAATTGGGCTTAATGATTCCGGTGGAGCAAGAATTCAAGAAGGTGTAGATGCTCTTAATGGTTATGGGGAAATTTTCAAGCGTAATACATTAGCTTCAGGTGTTATTCCTCAAATATCTGTGATAATGGGGCCCTGTGCCGGCGGTGCAGTTTATTCACCAGCACTGACTGATTATATTTTTATGGTGGATAATACGAGCCAAATGTTTATTACCGGACCTCAAGTGATTAAGACTGTAACCGGTGAAGAAGTATCATCGGAAGATTTGGGAGGTTCCAAAACGCATAATCAGACCAGCGGCGTTGCTCATTTTCGGGCACCAACCGAGGACGAATGCATTGAGCAGATTAAAAGACTGCTGAGCTTTATACCGGGTAATAACCTGGAAGAAGCTCCAATTTTAGAAAACAATGATGAAATCGGTCGCCTTGAAGAGGTATTAAATGAGATAGTACCTTCTGATCCCAACAAGCCCTACGATGTCAGGCAGGTAATTAGCAATATAGTAGATAATGGAGACTTTTTCGAAGTTCAAGAAATGTACGCTACCAATATGGTAGTTGGGTTTGCCAGGTTGAATGGTCGTTCTGTCGGCATTATTGCTAATCAGGCGAGAATGCTGGCAGGTTGTTTGGACATAAATGCTTCGGACAAAGCTTCAAGGTTTATTCGTTTCTGTGACTCATTTAATATTCCTATTTTAACAATGGTAGATACACCCGGATATTTGCCAGGAACTCAACAGGAATTTGGTGGTATCATTCGTCACGGCGCTAAGCTGTTATATGCTTATTCAGAAGCTACGGTCCCCAAAATTACGCTGATTTTACGTAAAGCGTATGGCGGAGCTTATCTGGCAATGTGCTCACGCTCATTAGGAGCCGATCAGGTATTTGCTTGGCCCACAGCGGAAATAGCAGTAATGGGACCTGAAGGGGCTGCAAATATTATTTTCCGAAAAGAAATAGCCGATGCAGAAAACCCGCCTGAAGTACGTCAGGAAAAGATAGACGAATATCGGGAGCGGTTTGCCAATCCTTATGTTGCAGCATCTCGGGGCCTTGTAGATGTCGTGTTGGAACCAAAAGAGACGCGGCCTAATCTTATTAAAGCATTGGAAACTTTGGTTACTAAACGGGAAAGCAGGCCGGGTAAGAAACATGGTAACGTACCCGTTTAA
- the mce gene encoding methylmalonyl-CoA epimerase gives MIKKIDHVGVAVKSIEEAKAFYQDVLGMKVAEIEEVADQKVKVAFMPTGDSEVELLESTDPDGPIAKYIAVKGEAIQHIAFRVDNIEVALADLKEKGVRLIDEKPRKGAGGAKIAFIHPKASFGTLVEICERED, from the coding sequence TTGATAAAAAAAATTGATCATGTGGGTGTTGCGGTGAAGAGCATTGAGGAAGCAAAGGCCTTTTACCAAGATGTATTAGGAATGAAGGTAGCCGAAATTGAAGAAGTGGCCGATCAGAAGGTAAAAGTGGCTTTCATGCCCACAGGGGACAGCGAGGTGGAGCTCCTTGAATCTACAGACCCTGATGGACCTATTGCCAAATATATTGCTGTTAAGGGTGAGGCGATTCAACATATTGCTTTTCGCGTGGATAATATAGAAGTAGCTCTGGCAGACTTAAAAGAAAAAGGTGTTCGACTTATTGATGAAAAACCACGTAAAGGTGCCGGGGGCGCTAAGATTGCCTTTATTCACCCTAAGGCATCTTTTGGTACTTTGGTAGAAATTTGCGAACGTGAAGATTAG
- a CDS encoding fumarate hydratase — MDVRKINYIDVVNAVAKLCRDANYYLGEDVINAFETGLKQEESPTGKGVLEQLIENADIACNEEVPMCQDTGVAVVFLELGQDVYVEGGLLYDAVEEGVREGYQTGYLRKSMVENPFKRNNTGDNTPAIIHTNLVAGDKLKILVAPKGGGSENMSAINMMAPAAGEEGVKDFIIDTVRKAGPNPCPPIVVGVGIGGNFEKSAMLAKEALIRPIGELNKDEDIAKMEKELLEKINNLGIGPQGMGGRVTALAVHIKTHPCHIASLPVAVNINCHATRHKSVVL, encoded by the coding sequence ATGGATGTGCGTAAAATTAATTACATTGATGTTGTCAACGCTGTTGCTAAATTGTGCCGTGATGCCAATTACTATCTTGGTGAAGATGTCATTAACGCTTTCGAAACTGGTTTGAAACAAGAAGAATCCCCAACCGGTAAAGGTGTATTGGAACAACTAATTGAAAATGCCGATATTGCTTGCAACGAAGAAGTTCCCATGTGCCAGGATACCGGTGTTGCAGTAGTTTTTCTGGAACTGGGCCAGGACGTATATGTGGAAGGCGGCCTGCTCTACGATGCTGTTGAAGAGGGCGTACGGGAAGGATATCAAACCGGATACCTACGGAAATCAATGGTCGAAAATCCTTTTAAACGCAATAACACCGGGGATAATACGCCGGCCATTATTCATACTAACTTGGTAGCTGGTGACAAATTAAAAATTCTCGTAGCACCTAAAGGAGGCGGCAGTGAAAATATGAGTGCCATAAACATGATGGCACCCGCAGCCGGTGAAGAAGGAGTTAAAGATTTTATCATCGACACGGTACGAAAGGCCGGTCCTAATCCCTGTCCCCCCATTGTGGTGGGTGTTGGCATTGGTGGTAATTTTGAAAAAAGTGCTATGCTGGCCAAGGAGGCTTTGATTCGTCCTATCGGTGAATTAAACAAGGACGAGGATATAGCAAAGATGGAAAAAGAATTGTTGGAAAAGATTAATAATCTTGGCATCGGGCCTCAGGGGATGGGGGGCAGGGTAACCGCATTAGCAGTTCATATTAAGACGCATCCCTGCCACATTGCCAGTTTGCCGGTAGCCGTCAATATAAACTGTCATGCCACTAGGCATAAGTCTGTAGTTCTTTAG
- a CDS encoding sodium ion-translocating decarboxylase subunit beta, which translates to MLLEKLSNFIVNWTGFYNIEIGQIGMILIAMLLLYLSISKHFEPLLLVPISFGILLSNIPNTGLLREPSAALFGGLLHYLGLGTWLGIYPPLIFLGIGAMTDFAPLIANPVTLLLGAAAQFGIFTSFLGAILLGFTPAQAGAIGIIGGADGPTAIYTSALLAPEIAAPIAVAAYSYIALVPMIQPPVIKAMTSKEERAIMMHQLRPVSKAQKMIFPIIVVVLVGLLVPNAMPLVGMLMLGNLLKETGLTDRLSKTAANELMNIVTIFLMVTVGASATAERFFTLEFIGILALGLAAFVIGTASGLIFGKVMYKMTGGRVNPIIGAAGVSAVPEAARLSQKLGREANPKSFLLMHAMGPNVAGVIGSAVAAGVLISILQ; encoded by the coding sequence TTGCTCCTGGAAAAGCTAAGTAATTTTATTGTTAACTGGACAGGATTTTACAACATAGAAATTGGCCAAATAGGTATGATCCTAATAGCAATGCTGCTTCTGTATCTGTCAATTTCAAAGCATTTCGAGCCATTGTTATTGGTACCCATTTCATTTGGTATTCTCTTATCTAATATTCCCAACACCGGCTTGCTGCGGGAACCTTCCGCTGCATTATTTGGTGGACTGCTGCATTACCTGGGTTTGGGGACTTGGTTAGGAATTTATCCACCGCTGATATTTCTCGGCATAGGCGCAATGACCGACTTTGCACCCTTGATAGCTAATCCGGTAACCCTGCTGCTGGGTGCTGCGGCTCAGTTTGGTATTTTCACCAGTTTTCTTGGTGCTATTTTGCTAGGTTTTACACCGGCTCAAGCGGGTGCCATTGGAATTATTGGTGGAGCTGACGGCCCGACCGCCATCTATACCAGCGCGCTGCTGGCACCGGAGATAGCAGCCCCAATTGCTGTGGCGGCGTATTCATATATTGCTTTGGTACCCATGATTCAGCCCCCGGTTATTAAAGCGATGACCAGCAAAGAGGAACGGGCGATAATGATGCATCAGCTGCGTCCGGTTTCTAAAGCTCAGAAAATGATCTTCCCGATAATTGTGGTAGTTCTTGTTGGCTTATTGGTACCTAATGCCATGCCTCTAGTTGGTATGTTGATGTTGGGTAATCTGCTGAAGGAAACCGGTCTGACTGATCGGCTGTCAAAAACCGCCGCCAACGAACTTATGAACATCGTGACAATTTTTCTGATGGTTACGGTGGGTGCCAGTGCTACAGCTGAGAGGTTCTTTACCTTAGAATTTATTGGGATTTTGGCTTTAGGTTTAGCGGCATTTGTCATCGGTACGGCAAGCGGGTTGATCTTTGGTAAGGTTATGTATAAAATGACTGGCGGTAGGGTTAACCCCATTATTGGCGCGGCTGGTGTGTCCGCAGTTCCAGAAGCGGCACGTTTATCGCAAAAACTAGGCAGGGAAGCCAATCCTAAAAGCTTTTTATTGATGCATGCCATGGGACCTAATGTCGCAGGGGTTATTGGTTCGGCAGTTGCAGCAGGTGTATTAATCTCTATTCTACAATAA
- a CDS encoding cobalamin B12-binding domain-containing protein → MDKPIRVLIAKAGLDGHDRGAKVIAQTLRDAGMEIIYTGLRQTPEKIAEAAIQEDVQVVGISSLSGAHMHLFPPVVELLREKGANDILVVGGGVIPEDDIPYLKEAGIAEIFTPGASTKEIVKFIMEHVEF, encoded by the coding sequence GTGGATAAACCAATTCGTGTGCTTATTGCCAAAGCCGGCCTGGATGGGCATGACCGAGGCGCCAAGGTAATAGCCCAGACTCTTAGGGATGCGGGCATGGAAATAATTTATACCGGCTTGCGGCAGACTCCCGAAAAGATTGCTGAAGCCGCTATTCAGGAGGATGTTCAGGTCGTGGGTATCAGCAGCCTTTCTGGTGCCCATATGCACTTATTTCCACCGGTAGTAGAACTGCTGCGGGAAAAAGGTGCCAATGATATTCTAGTTGTTGGCGGGGGTGTTATACCGGAAGATGATATTCCGTACCTTAAAGAAGCGGGTATTGCAGAGATTTTTACTCCTGGGGCATCAACAAAAGAAATAGTAAAGTTTATCATGGAGCATGTTGAATTTTAG
- a CDS encoding helicase C-terminal domain-containing protein, which produces MVKYPAVVVLDVETSGLDPKGDCIIEVGAVKLQQGEIVDRYHSLIFFDGDLSTPISQLTGISSAELKDAPSWGEVHGDLGKFCGSSVVAGHNIAFDVGFLSAAGFTTSAGIIDTLTLARVFFPLFSSHSLDYLQKRLLSHTGVRHRALGDAESTALLLQLFFEKIYNLDVNTVHRVINVASNWEGKLAFTLALENMAWDVDSVEKKERDKDKDKPAVNSELPFTKEAVREIFIGSEGMASVFEHYEQRSQQLDMTEFVYHSLAEDGFLVVEAETGTGKTLAYLVPSAVWSLNSGQRVMISTNTLSLQQQLWEKDIPLLKRILPADFQAALIKGRTNYLCLRKWNYWLAQGEALPEQMREFLITVLIWQTRTGTGDKAELNIKQRQYELWQKMAAEGETCWGSSCTWFKSCYVTRVKRKAAGANIIVANHALVLADAFSEVKVLPEYSRLIIDEAHHFEETVARQLGRTIQHQQLIGLVQDIAAQKAPIQFAAVFPQGNLVKLHENAKELAEDIRQLAAITTEYLEQCSEKSLRITPVVAASPFWQQWHKMAQIVQDKFKYIFELLQELEDEIDRMDLQTEAWVKELQGLENKVGNIITYFQEIFLVNDRDFVTWFELTGAKAVIWNRRPINVGPLLQDFYAEYDSLVFTSATLTIANRFKFFANSLALTDWPAEYKQVASPFDHRVQSVICVPKDLPPANSEKFLEKSVPLIEQIISSVGGSTLVLFTSHKMLRDCYYPLRSSFKGTGIKILGQGIDGDRWQLVEELKNNSNAVILGAQSFWEGVDIQGDNLRCVIMMRLPFLPPTDPSVAARLEQLEEQQKNSFYHLSLPLAILRFKQGIGRLIRSKRDRGVAVILDSRIISKRYGSYFFSSLPGTGVKLLDSKNLVAEMEIFFNQKK; this is translated from the coding sequence ATGGTAAAATACCCGGCGGTTGTGGTGCTAGATGTGGAAACCAGCGGCCTTGATCCTAAAGGGGACTGCATTATTGAGGTTGGAGCTGTGAAACTCCAGCAGGGTGAGATTGTGGACAGATACCATTCTCTGATTTTTTTTGATGGGGATTTAAGTACGCCTATCAGTCAACTCACCGGTATTTCCTCTGCTGAATTAAAGGATGCCCCTTCATGGGGTGAAGTTCATGGTGACCTGGGGAAGTTCTGCGGTAGTTCGGTGGTTGCCGGTCATAATATCGCCTTTGACGTGGGCTTTCTTTCTGCCGCAGGATTTACGACGTCGGCCGGTATAATCGATACCTTGACGCTGGCAAGGGTATTTTTCCCACTTTTTTCATCCCATTCCCTGGATTACCTGCAAAAGAGACTATTGTCCCATACCGGAGTCCGACATCGTGCTTTGGGAGACGCTGAAAGCACTGCTTTACTGCTGCAGCTATTCTTTGAGAAGATATATAATCTTGATGTTAATACAGTGCACAGAGTGATTAATGTGGCTTCAAACTGGGAAGGTAAGTTGGCTTTTACCTTAGCCTTGGAAAATATGGCTTGGGATGTTGATAGTGTTGAGAAAAAGGAGCGGGACAAAGATAAGGATAAACCTGCGGTTAACTCTGAACTTCCATTTACAAAGGAAGCTGTCCGAGAAATATTTATCGGCTCTGAAGGCATGGCCTCCGTTTTTGAGCATTACGAACAAAGGTCCCAGCAGTTGGATATGACTGAATTTGTTTACCATTCATTGGCTGAGGATGGTTTTTTAGTGGTGGAAGCAGAAACTGGGACCGGCAAGACATTGGCGTATTTGGTGCCAAGTGCCGTATGGTCTTTAAACAGCGGGCAGAGGGTGATGATAAGCACTAATACTTTAAGCTTGCAGCAGCAGCTGTGGGAAAAGGATATACCGTTATTAAAACGGATACTGCCTGCCGATTTTCAGGCGGCCTTGATTAAGGGGAGGACTAATTATTTATGCCTGAGAAAATGGAATTATTGGTTGGCCCAAGGTGAAGCCCTGCCTGAACAAATGCGTGAATTCTTAATCACTGTGTTAATATGGCAAACCCGTACCGGGACAGGAGATAAAGCTGAACTAAACATAAAGCAAAGACAGTATGAATTATGGCAAAAAATGGCCGCGGAGGGAGAAACCTGCTGGGGTAGTTCTTGCACATGGTTTAAGTCCTGTTATGTTACCCGAGTGAAACGTAAAGCGGCTGGAGCGAATATTATTGTAGCCAACCATGCGTTGGTTTTAGCGGATGCATTCTCTGAAGTAAAAGTGCTGCCTGAATATAGCAGGTTGATCATCGATGAAGCCCACCATTTTGAAGAAACAGTAGCCAGACAGTTAGGACGAACAATTCAGCATCAACAATTAATAGGACTGGTACAAGATATTGCCGCTCAAAAAGCTCCTATTCAATTCGCTGCAGTCTTTCCCCAAGGAAACCTTGTTAAACTGCATGAAAATGCCAAAGAGTTAGCTGAGGACATCAGACAATTGGCTGCTATTACTACTGAATACTTAGAGCAATGCAGTGAAAAAAGTTTAAGGATTACCCCGGTTGTGGCAGCATCTCCTTTTTGGCAGCAGTGGCATAAAATGGCCCAGATAGTGCAGGATAAGTTTAAATATATTTTTGAATTGCTGCAAGAATTAGAGGATGAGATCGATCGGATGGATTTGCAGACAGAAGCGTGGGTCAAGGAATTGCAGGGATTGGAAAACAAGGTGGGAAATATTATTACCTATTTCCAAGAGATATTTTTGGTGAATGATAGAGATTTCGTTACTTGGTTTGAGTTAACTGGGGCAAAAGCAGTTATTTGGAACCGGCGCCCAATTAATGTTGGGCCCTTATTACAAGACTTCTATGCGGAGTATGATAGTCTGGTATTTACATCTGCTACCTTGACTATTGCCAATCGATTCAAGTTTTTTGCAAACAGTCTTGCTTTAACGGATTGGCCCGCGGAGTACAAACAGGTAGCATCGCCTTTTGATCATCGGGTTCAATCGGTTATATGTGTTCCCAAAGATTTACCGCCTGCAAACAGTGAAAAGTTTTTAGAAAAATCCGTACCATTAATCGAACAAATTATTTCATCTGTCGGAGGATCAACACTGGTGTTGTTTACCTCCCACAAGATGCTCCGTGATTGCTATTATCCATTAAGGAGCTCTTTTAAGGGAACTGGTATTAAGATATTGGGGCAGGGTATTGACGGTGACCGATGGCAGTTGGTAGAAGAGCTTAAAAATAATTCAAATGCTGTCATACTCGGGGCCCAAAGCTTTTGGGAAGGCGTGGATATTCAAGGAGATAACCTGCGCTGTGTGATTATGATGCGCCTGCCATTCCTACCACCGACTGACCCTTCTGTGGCTGCTCGGCTAGAGCAGTTGGAGGAACAGCAAAAGAACTCATTTTATCATTTGAGTTTGCCGCTGGCTATTCTTCGTTTTAAGCAGGGTATCGGTAGATTAATTCGCAGCAAAAGGGATCGGGGTGTAGCAGTAATATTAGACAGTCGGATTATCAGCAAACGTTATGGCAGCTACTTTTTTAGTTCTCTACCGGGCACCGGTGTAAAATTATTGGACTCAAAAAATCTAGTAGCTGAAATGGAAATTTTTTTTAATCAGAAAAAATAA
- a CDS encoding Fe-S-containing hydro-lyase: protein MAKKYLTSPLTDKDVEELEIGDQVLISGTIYTARDAAHKRLVDLLAEGKELPIELQGQIIYYVGPTPAKPGQVIGSAGPTTSYRMDPYAPKLLEMGLKAMIGKGSRSQTVKDAMAQYKGCYLAAVGGAAALIAKSIKEAEVVAYPELGPEAIRKLRVEEFPAVVINDCHGGDLYQDGVKKYQK from the coding sequence ATGGCTAAAAAATATTTGACTTCGCCGCTAACGGATAAGGATGTCGAGGAGTTGGAAATTGGCGACCAGGTGCTTATTTCCGGGACTATTTATACAGCAAGGGACGCGGCACATAAAAGGTTGGTAGATTTGTTGGCGGAAGGGAAAGAATTACCCATCGAGTTGCAGGGGCAGATAATTTATTATGTCGGGCCGACCCCGGCAAAGCCCGGGCAGGTTATCGGCTCTGCGGGGCCTACCACAAGCTATCGTATGGATCCATATGCACCAAAACTGTTAGAAATGGGTTTAAAAGCAATGATTGGTAAAGGCTCTCGTTCTCAAACGGTCAAAGATGCTATGGCGCAATATAAGGGCTGTTATTTGGCGGCTGTTGGCGGTGCCGCAGCTTTGATAGCCAAATCTATTAAGGAAGCTGAAGTGGTGGCTTATCCCGAGTTAGGACCGGAAGCTATCAGAAAACTGCGTGTTGAAGAGTTTCCGGCTGTGGTAATTAATGATTGCCACGGCGGCGACCTTTATCAGGACGGGGTCAAAAAATACCAAAAGTAA